One stretch of Shewanella sp. Arc9-LZ DNA includes these proteins:
- a CDS encoding phosphoglycerate kinase, whose protein sequence is MAIINMTDLDLQNKRVLIREDLNVPVSDGVVTSDARLRASLPTIQLALKKGAAVMVMSHLGRPTEGEFNAEYSMQPVVDYLAKALDCPVRLVSDYLDGVDVNVGEVVVFENVRFNIGEGKNDEALSKKMAALCDVYVMDAFGTAHRAQASTHGVGVYAPIACAGPLLSQELDALGKALDNPARPMVAIVGGSKVSTKLTVLESLSTKVDQLVVGGGIANTFIAAAGYNVGKSLYEADLVEEAKRLVANARSRGGDIPVPTDVVVASEFSPTATATLKSVADVTDSDMIFDIGPDSAEALAKIIEQAGTIVWNGPVGVFEFDQFGEGTKRIAQAIANSKAFSIAGGGDTLAAVDKYNIADKVSYISTGGGAFLEFLEGKELPAVAMLEKRGA, encoded by the coding sequence ATGGCAATTATTAACATGACAGATTTAGATCTACAAAATAAGCGTGTGCTTATTCGTGAAGATTTAAACGTACCTGTCAGCGACGGTGTTGTAACAAGTGATGCTCGTTTACGCGCATCATTACCTACCATTCAACTCGCATTAAAAAAAGGCGCTGCCGTAATGGTGATGTCTCATTTAGGCCGCCCAACAGAAGGCGAGTTTAACGCTGAATATTCAATGCAGCCGGTAGTCGATTATTTAGCTAAAGCGTTAGACTGCCCAGTGCGCTTAGTGAGTGATTATCTTGATGGCGTTGACGTGAATGTTGGCGAAGTTGTGGTATTTGAAAACGTTCGCTTTAATATTGGCGAAGGTAAAAACGATGAAGCTCTGTCTAAAAAAATGGCAGCATTATGTGATGTGTATGTAATGGACGCATTTGGTACGGCTCATCGTGCCCAAGCATCTACTCATGGTGTAGGTGTTTATGCTCCTATTGCTTGTGCTGGCCCATTATTGTCGCAAGAATTAGATGCATTAGGCAAAGCGCTTGATAACCCAGCTCGTCCAATGGTGGCGATAGTAGGTGGTTCTAAAGTGTCGACTAAATTAACTGTGCTTGAAAGCCTATCAACTAAGGTTGACCAGCTTGTTGTGGGTGGCGGTATTGCCAATACCTTTATCGCAGCTGCGGGTTATAACGTCGGTAAATCATTGTATGAAGCTGATTTAGTGGAAGAAGCAAAGCGTCTTGTGGCAAATGCTAGAAGCCGTGGTGGTGATATTCCTGTACCAACAGATGTTGTTGTAGCAAGCGAATTTAGCCCAACTGCAACTGCAACATTAAAGTCAGTAGCAGACGTGACCGATAGCGATATGATTTTTGATATCGGCCCAGATAGCGCAGAAGCACTGGCTAAAATTATTGAACAAGCAGGGACGATCGTCTGGAATGGTCCTGTTGGCGTGTTTGAGTTTGATCAATTCGGCGAAGGTACTAAGCGTATTGCCCAAGCCATTGCTAATTCTAAAGCGTTTTCTATTGCTGGCGGTGGTGACACTCTAGCGGCAGTCGATAAGTATAACATTGCTGACAAAGTGTCTTATATTTCAACCGGCGGTGGTGCTTTCCTTGAGTTTTTAGAAGGTAAAGAATTACCCGCTGTAGCAATGCTTGAAAAGCGTGGCGCTTAG
- the tkt gene encoding transketolase, producing MSSRKVLANAIRALSMDAVQKANSGHPGAPMGMADIAEVLWNDFLKHNPTNPNWVDRDRFVLSNGHGSMLIYSLLHLTGYELPIEELKQFRQLHSKTPGHPEYGYTPGVETTTGPLGAGLSNAVGMAIAEKTLAAQFNRPGHDIVDHFTYCFLGDGCLMEGISHEVSSLAGTLGLGKLVAFWDDNGISIDGHVEGWFTDDTPKRFEAYGWHVIADVDGHNPDAIRAAIEQAKSVTDKPSMICCKTIIGFGSPNKSGSHDCHGAPLGDAEIAAAREFLNWPHAPFEIPSDVYAGWDAKHKGVANESLWNDKFAAYQVAFPELAAEYERRVLKGDLPADFEAKAQAFIQESQDKAEGIASRKASQNSIGFFGAMLPELLGGSADLAGSNLTLWSGSKGIQDDPAGNYIYYGVREFGMSGIMNGASLHGGFINYGATFMMFMEYARNAVRMSALMGIQNIFVYTHDSIGQGEDGPTHQPVEQLANLRLTPNMAVWRPCDAAETAVSWKAAIERRDAPTSLIFSRQGLKAQARTAEQLANVAKGGYVLSDCQGTADVILIATGSEVQLAMDSAAELTKLGQKVRVVSMPSTTEFDKQDAAYKESVLPKGVTKRVAVEAAHTDFWYKYIGFDGAVVGMTTFGESAPGGDLLKHFGFTVDNVVKTVQSLG from the coding sequence ATGTCATCTCGTAAAGTACTCGCTAACGCTATTCGCGCCCTAAGTATGGATGCGGTTCAAAAAGCTAACTCTGGTCATCCAGGTGCCCCAATGGGGATGGCAGATATCGCCGAAGTGCTATGGAATGATTTTCTAAAGCACAATCCAACTAATCCTAACTGGGTCGATCGCGATCGTTTTGTTCTGTCAAACGGTCATGGCTCTATGCTTATATACTCTTTATTGCATTTAACTGGCTATGAATTGCCTATTGAAGAGCTAAAGCAATTCCGTCAGCTGCATTCAAAAACGCCTGGTCATCCTGAATATGGTTATACCCCTGGTGTTGAAACTACAACCGGTCCTTTAGGCGCTGGTTTGAGTAATGCTGTTGGTATGGCTATTGCGGAAAAAACCTTGGCGGCTCAGTTTAACCGTCCAGGCCACGACATCGTCGATCACTTCACCTACTGTTTCTTAGGTGATGGCTGTTTAATGGAAGGTATTTCTCACGAAGTCAGTTCATTAGCCGGAACATTAGGCCTTGGAAAGTTAGTCGCATTTTGGGATGACAACGGTATTTCTATCGATGGTCATGTTGAAGGCTGGTTCACTGATGACACTCCTAAGCGTTTTGAAGCCTATGGCTGGCACGTTATTGCCGATGTAGATGGTCATAATCCAGATGCTATCCGCGCCGCGATTGAACAAGCTAAATCTGTAACAGATAAGCCATCGATGATTTGCTGTAAAACCATTATTGGTTTTGGTTCGCCTAACAAGTCGGGTAGCCATGATTGTCATGGTGCACCATTAGGTGATGCTGAAATTGCAGCAGCTCGTGAGTTCTTAAACTGGCCACACGCTCCTTTTGAAATCCCATCTGATGTGTATGCTGGTTGGGATGCTAAACATAAAGGTGTTGCTAACGAGTCATTATGGAATGACAAGTTTGCTGCTTACCAAGTTGCGTTCCCTGAACTGGCTGCAGAATATGAACGTCGCGTATTAAAAGGTGACTTACCTGCAGATTTTGAAGCAAAAGCACAAGCCTTTATCCAAGAAAGCCAAGATAAAGCCGAAGGTATTGCGAGTCGAAAAGCGTCTCAAAATTCAATTGGTTTCTTTGGTGCTATGTTGCCTGAATTACTTGGCGGTAGCGCTGACTTAGCCGGTTCTAATTTAACGCTTTGGTCTGGTTCAAAAGGTATTCAAGACGATCCTGCCGGTAACTACATCTATTACGGTGTACGTGAATTCGGTATGAGCGGTATTATGAACGGCGCGTCGTTACATGGTGGTTTTATTAACTATGGCGCAACTTTCATGATGTTCATGGAGTACGCACGTAACGCGGTACGTATGTCAGCATTAATGGGCATTCAAAACATTTTCGTTTATACCCATGATTCAATCGGCCAAGGCGAAGATGGCCCAACTCACCAACCGGTTGAGCAATTAGCTAACTTACGTTTAACGCCTAATATGGCTGTTTGGCGTCCATGTGATGCTGCGGAAACGGCAGTATCTTGGAAGGCGGCGATTGAACGTCGTGATGCACCAACTTCATTAATCTTTAGCCGTCAGGGTCTTAAGGCACAAGCGCGTACTGCTGAGCAATTAGCTAACGTAGCTAAAGGTGGTTATGTACTGTCTGATTGCCAAGGCACTGCTGATGTGATTTTGATTGCCACAGGTTCAGAAGTGCAGTTGGCGATGGATTCTGCCGCAGAGCTCACCAAACTAGGTCAAAAAGTGCGGGTAGTTTCTATGCCTTCTACGACTGAGTTTGATAAGCAAGATGCTGCTTACAAAGAATCTGTACTACCAAAAGGTGTCACTAAACGTGTTGCGGTTGAAGCGGCACATACTGACTTCTGGTACAAATATATTGGTTTTGATGGTGCTGTAGTGGGTATGACCACCTTTGGTGAGTCTGCTCCTGGTGGTGATTTACTTAAACATTTCGGCTTCACTGTTGATAATGTAGTAAAAACTGTCCAATCTTTAGGATAA
- the epd gene encoding erythrose-4-phosphate dehydrogenase, translating into MIRVAINGYGRIGRSILRALYESGKRQQIQIVAINELAKPEAICHLTQYDTTHGRFKHTVKLNGDQLLIGDDSILLLNQPDANLLPWAELDIDIVYEATGSLIDRQACEAHIHAGAKQVLISHPSSADVDETIVYGVNHDLLRAEHTVISNASCTTNCIVPVIDVLDKHFEVKSGAITTIHSAMNDQQVIDAYHDDLRRTRAAGQSIIPVDTKLARGIERILPHMKDKFEAISVRVPTINVTAIDLSVTLEKKVNIEQINRVLQLASNGSFNGILGYTDEPLVSCDFNHDPRSSIVDGTQTRVSAGHLVKLLLWCDNEWGFANRMLDTSLAMIQAKLDR; encoded by the coding sequence ATGATTCGAGTTGCAATTAATGGTTATGGCCGGATTGGCCGCTCAATACTTCGTGCATTGTACGAATCTGGAAAACGTCAACAAATCCAAATTGTGGCGATCAATGAGTTGGCAAAGCCAGAAGCCATATGTCATTTAACTCAATATGACACGACTCATGGTCGTTTCAAGCATACCGTTAAGCTAAATGGTGATCAGTTGCTTATTGGTGATGACAGCATTTTGTTACTCAATCAACCCGATGCTAATTTATTGCCTTGGGCTGAACTTGATATCGATATCGTTTATGAAGCCACCGGCAGCTTAATTGATCGCCAAGCTTGCGAAGCACATATTCATGCAGGTGCTAAGCAAGTGCTGATAAGCCATCCTTCTTCTGCAGATGTTGATGAGACCATTGTATATGGTGTTAATCATGATTTGTTGCGCGCAGAGCATACCGTTATTTCTAACGCATCTTGCACTACCAATTGTATTGTTCCGGTTATCGATGTATTGGATAAGCATTTTGAAGTCAAGAGTGGCGCCATTACCACGATTCACTCGGCGATGAACGATCAACAAGTGATCGATGCTTATCATGATGATTTACGTCGAACTCGTGCTGCTGGTCAATCTATTATTCCGGTAGACACAAAATTAGCGCGAGGCATTGAGCGTATTTTGCCGCACATGAAAGATAAGTTTGAAGCGATTTCTGTTAGGGTGCCAACCATAAATGTGACCGCGATCGACCTGTCTGTCACGCTAGAGAAAAAGGTCAATATTGAGCAAATTAACCGTGTGTTACAACTTGCGTCAAACGGCAGTTTTAATGGTATTTTAGGCTATACTGACGAGCCTCTGGTATCGTGTGATTTTAACCACGATCCACGTTCAAGTATTGTAGACGGAACCCAAACGCGTGTCAGTGCTGGCCACTTGGTCAAATTATTATTATGGTGCGACAACGAATGGGGTTTTGCCAACCGCATGCTGGATACTAGCTTAGCGATGATTCAAGCAAAGTTAGATCGATAA
- a CDS encoding DUF481 domain-containing protein, with translation MKKLLLTAAITLTMPFAAHAGSEFVEGDATLAGEAELGATLTTGNTDTSSFKARLALKQELGDWENEYVFEGLYKEDTEEVTAKRYFLGVQGDYQINDLSYLFANTNYEVDPFTGYDFTSTTSAGYGYRFIDTDRMSLKAEAGPGYIYQQLDEESALAEGYDSDDSVVAHAVIDFQTKISDSSKFQQKFIADWGSKLDARSETSLTANIVGALAMKFAVIVRYNSEPLDDKESTDTETNMTLLYAF, from the coding sequence ATGAAAAAACTGCTACTTACTGCAGCTATTACACTAACCATGCCATTTGCAGCACATGCTGGAAGTGAGTTTGTTGAAGGTGATGCCACTCTTGCTGGTGAAGCAGAATTAGGTGCGACTTTAACCACAGGTAATACCGATACTTCTTCGTTTAAAGCGCGCCTAGCGTTGAAACAAGAATTAGGTGACTGGGAAAACGAGTATGTGTTTGAAGGATTATACAAAGAAGATACCGAAGAAGTGACTGCAAAGCGTTATTTTCTTGGTGTGCAAGGTGACTATCAAATTAATGATTTGAGCTATTTGTTTGCTAACACTAACTATGAAGTTGATCCATTCACTGGTTATGATTTCACTTCAACGACGTCAGCTGGTTATGGTTACCGTTTTATTGATACCGACAGAATGTCTTTAAAAGCGGAGGCGGGTCCTGGTTATATTTACCAACAACTTGATGAAGAATCAGCACTGGCAGAAGGTTATGATAGCGACGACAGCGTTGTTGCTCACGCGGTGATTGATTTCCAAACCAAGATCAGTGATTCATCTAAGTTCCAACAGAAATTTATTGCCGATTGGGGTAGTAAATTAGATGCGCGTTCTGAAACTTCATTAACTGCCAATATCGTAGGTGCTCTAGCGATGAAATTTGCCGTTATTGTGCGTTATAACAGTGAACCGCTTGATGACAAAGAAAGCACTGATACTGAAACAAACATGACATTACTTTACGCATTTTAA
- a CDS encoding MATE family efflux transporter: MLVKPNAPLSLFSLTWPLFVDFALHFLTAAINTFMISHVSYQGVAALSVGNMVFELAITLFSFVSIGASVVITQYLGANNKAAASAVVYSSIGFNFLVGLVAAVGILTGSTMMLNLMNLPAELMADGKLYLQIVGLCLIPEAMAMCLAAGMRAHGFTQQAMWVTLSMNVITFIGNLLLLYGWFGLPQMGVAGVAISTVVGRLVGVSIMMVLFVRYTKIPLHIPSILRPDKVMLKKVFHIGLPAAGENVSWMLQFMVVTSFVGLMGDKALAAQSLYFQICMFILLFGLSIGIGNEIIIGHMVGAKQLKAAEHQMYRALKLGLIVTSVVALFVAIWGPNLVGLFTDEQDIIVLVGQLFVLTLVMEPGRTFNLVVINALRASGDAKFPFFMGLFSMWCIAVPGAYYLGIHLEYGLLGIWAALALDEWVRGLAMLWRWRSGRWQAKSLVA, translated from the coding sequence ATGCTTGTTAAGCCGAATGCACCTTTATCCTTATTTTCACTGACCTGGCCATTGTTCGTCGACTTTGCTTTGCACTTTTTAACGGCAGCAATTAATACTTTTATGATAAGCCATGTGTCGTATCAAGGTGTGGCGGCGCTGTCGGTTGGTAATATGGTGTTTGAACTGGCCATTACGTTATTTAGTTTCGTTAGTATTGGCGCTAGTGTTGTCATTACTCAGTATTTAGGGGCTAATAATAAAGCTGCAGCCAGTGCCGTAGTGTATTCATCTATCGGATTCAATTTTTTAGTTGGTTTGGTCGCAGCGGTAGGTATTTTAACCGGCTCAACCATGATGTTGAATCTAATGAACTTACCTGCGGAGCTTATGGCCGATGGTAAATTGTATTTACAAATTGTCGGTTTGTGTTTAATTCCCGAAGCGATGGCCATGTGCTTAGCGGCCGGAATGCGGGCTCATGGTTTTACCCAGCAAGCTATGTGGGTAACATTATCGATGAATGTGATCACCTTTATTGGCAACTTATTATTGCTCTATGGTTGGTTTGGTTTGCCACAAATGGGTGTAGCAGGGGTTGCGATTAGTACTGTTGTTGGGCGACTAGTGGGTGTGAGCATTATGATGGTGTTGTTTGTACGCTATACCAAAATACCATTACACATTCCGAGTATTTTGCGTCCAGATAAAGTCATGCTAAAAAAAGTGTTTCACATTGGTTTACCTGCCGCCGGCGAAAACGTCTCGTGGATGTTGCAATTTATGGTCGTCACTTCATTTGTTGGCTTAATGGGTGATAAAGCCTTAGCGGCGCAGTCATTATATTTTCAAATTTGTATGTTTATCTTATTGTTCGGGCTATCGATAGGCATAGGTAACGAAATTATTATTGGTCATATGGTGGGGGCTAAGCAATTAAAAGCTGCAGAGCATCAAATGTATCGCGCATTAAAATTGGGTTTGATTGTTACCAGTGTTGTGGCTTTATTCGTTGCAATATGGGGACCTAACCTTGTCGGTCTGTTTACTGATGAACAGGACATTATTGTCCTTGTGGGGCAATTATTTGTACTCACGTTAGTTATGGAGCCCGGTAGAACTTTTAATTTAGTGGTGATTAATGCGTTAAGAGCTAGCGGCGATGCCAAGTTTCCGTTTTTTATGGGCTTATTTTCAATGTGGTGTATCGCGGTACCAGGTGCTTATTATCTCGGGATCCATTTAGAGTATGGTTTATTGGGTATTTGGGCTGCCTTAGCGCTTGATGAGTGGGTTAGAGGGTTGGCGATGTTGTGGCGTTGGCGCAGTGGCCGTTGGCAGGCTAAGAGCCTTGTTGCTTAA
- the fba gene encoding class II fructose-bisphosphate aldolase (catalyzes the reversible aldol condensation of dihydroxyacetonephosphate and glyceraldehyde 3-phosphate in the Calvin cycle, glycolysis, and/or gluconeogenesis) produces the protein MALISLRQLLDHAAEHGYGVPAFNVNNLEQMRAIMQAAEATDSPVIVQASAGARKYARPQFLKYLMAAALEQYPDIPVCIHQDHGTDPDICQRSIQLGMSSVMMDGSLMADGKTPASYEYNVDVTRRTVAFAHACGVSVEGEIGCLGSLETGQAGEEDGVGAAGILSMDQMLTTPEEAARFVADTHVDALAIAIGTSHGAYKFSRKPTGDVLRIDRIKEIHARIPNTHLVMHGSSSVPQEWLKIINQYGGEIPETYGVPLEEIVEGIKHGVRKVNIDTDLRLASTGAVRKFLAEHPAEFDPRKFLKASMEAMADICTTRYEAFGCAGMASKIKPKSLQAMYKAYQSGELDPKIM, from the coding sequence ATGGCTCTTATCTCTCTACGACAACTGCTTGATCATGCTGCAGAGCATGGTTATGGCGTCCCTGCATTTAACGTGAACAACCTTGAACAAATGCGTGCAATTATGCAAGCGGCTGAAGCAACTGACAGCCCTGTTATTGTGCAAGCATCTGCTGGTGCACGTAAATATGCTCGCCCACAGTTTTTAAAATATCTTATGGCTGCTGCGCTTGAGCAGTATCCAGATATTCCGGTATGTATTCATCAAGATCACGGTACTGATCCTGACATTTGTCAGCGCTCAATCCAGTTAGGCATGTCATCAGTAATGATGGATGGCTCGTTAATGGCCGATGGTAAAACACCCGCGTCATACGAGTATAACGTGGATGTGACTCGTCGTACTGTGGCTTTTGCTCATGCATGTGGTGTGTCAGTTGAAGGTGAAATCGGTTGTTTAGGCAGTTTAGAAACTGGCCAAGCAGGCGAAGAAGATGGTGTGGGTGCTGCGGGTATTCTCAGCATGGACCAAATGCTAACAACTCCTGAAGAAGCAGCGCGTTTTGTTGCCGATACTCATGTTGATGCATTAGCTATTGCGATTGGTACCAGCCATGGAGCTTATAAGTTTAGTCGTAAACCTACTGGTGATGTATTACGTATAGACCGTATTAAAGAAATTCATGCGCGTATCCCTAACACGCATTTAGTGATGCACGGTTCATCTTCTGTACCGCAAGAGTGGCTGAAAATCATCAACCAGTATGGTGGTGAAATTCCAGAAACTTACGGCGTACCATTAGAAGAAATCGTTGAAGGTATTAAGCACGGTGTGCGTAAAGTGAACATTGATACCGATTTACGTTTGGCATCAACGGGTGCAGTGCGTAAATTCTTAGCTGAACATCCTGCAGAATTTGATCCTCGTAAATTCTTAAAAGCATCAATGGAAGCGATGGCTGACATTTGTACGACTCGTTATGAAGCATTTGGTTGTGCGGGTATGGCCTCTAAAATTAAGCCTAAGTCACTACAAGCAATGTATAAAGCTTATCAATCTGGTGAACTTGACCCTAAAATCATGTAA